The Cryptomeria japonica chromosome 6, Sugi_1.0, whole genome shotgun sequence genomic interval CTTACTAAACCACCAGTGGTGAGTTTCAAGAGGAGGCAGGCCACTGTAGAGCCCAGAAGCTGAGCAATCCAGTAGAAGACGCCACGGAGGACGGTGATGTGGCCGCCCAAGGTGAGGCCGAAAGTGACAGCTGGGTTGACGTGGCCGCCAGAGATGTTGGCCGCAATGGAGACGGCCACGAAGAGTGCCAACGCATGAGCCACCGCGACAGCCACTAGACCCGCCGGAGTAAGCGACGCGTCCGACGTCAACTTATCTGCACTAATTAAAAACAATGGGATCAGAACCCATAGTTAACAGACAACGAGCTTTGTTAAGAAAAACTTAAAGCGAAGAGAGCGTTTAGAGAGACGAACCGAAGGCAATGGCTGAGCCGACGCCAGCATAAACGAAGAGCAGAGTGGAGATAAACTCTGCAATGTATAATTTCAGTGTCTGGAACTTAAAGGTGTCATCAAAGCTGCCAAATGCAATGCCCAATGCCATTTCTATTACAAGAATGGTCTCTTTGAGGTTCTAAGTTTAGAGATGATTGGCGAGAGATAGTGTTGTGGGTTTCGTGTTATATAGTGTAAATGGAGAAACTTGATGAGTATAGCCCGAATTGTTTAGGTAGAAAATGGTGGGGCGGCCTCGCAGGCATCGCTATCGGTAGGCCGCTGGACACACCGTCCATGTGAGAGTTGACGTCATTCTTTGCATTGTTTTATGAAGGGAAATGCCTCCTCCAATTAAAAACAGAGGAAATCATTAAAAAGATGGAGAATGGAGGGTCACGGAGAGATGGACCCCATCACCACCGTCCAGACCGTCCAGGGATAT includes:
- the LOC131038006 gene encoding aquaporin TIP2-1, which produces MALGIAFGSFDDTFKFQTLKLYIAEFISTLLFVYAGVGSAIAFDKLTSDASLTPAGLVAVAVAHALALFVAVSIAANISGGHVNPAVTFGLTLGGHITVLRGVFYWIAQLLGSTVACLLLKLTTGGLAIPTHSVASGVSLGEGVVMEIVITFGLVYTVYATAADPKKGDVGIVAPLAIGFIVGANILAAGPFSGGSMNPARSFGPALVSGDWKDHWVYWVGPLVGGGLAGIVYGGLFIDPPTHVPLATDY